A genome region from Gymnogyps californianus isolate 813 chromosome 4, ASM1813914v2, whole genome shotgun sequence includes the following:
- the NEIL3 gene encoding endonuclease 8-like 3 has protein sequence MVEGPGCALYGERLRARVRRGQAVRSARGSAPPAAAGGATAASEERTSGHNFLIGHVYRGVETLGKELFMYFDQKALRIHFGMNGSMRINPDGSKDRNGALPVLEIQLTEDTVCFFEVTVEYRNAAESEQKVRMMESLDVCSPKFSFSRAESEIKQQKTRMLCDVLLDQAVLPGVGNIIKNEALFDSGLHPAVKVCQLTDEHIRHLVKMTRDFTLLFYKCRKTGSPLYKHYKVYKRPACGQCNGKITVCRLGERNRMTYFCPPCQKADPQLVNVSKLPTRNSLIGWAYGRGSCSNEHVAQKSEEEWTCMRCTLINKPSAEICDACLTSRPEVPKTENVEDSAAFNINLMKYPCNDFRKPSTEIKINRKAAFGTTTLVLTDFGNKAALRNDTQISNGHSQCVAPKSNCKQIQNNVYQSGGSTDKDCSTHVTAMALSSCQQPLSFKHVQKKQKTDHIPSVHQYNIAMSTPQANMTDDNHMLGVSHPRCSKHSRLCSLRVVRKDGENKGRQFYTCPLPRETRCDYFQWADLDFPFCNHGKRCVMKTVLKIGPNNGKNFFVCPLGKEKQCGFFQWAENGPGMQVIP, from the exons ATGGTGGAGGGCCCGGGCTGCGCGCTCTACGGAGAGAGGCTGCGGGCGCGGGTGCGGCGGGGCCAGGCGGTGCGGAGCGCGCGGGGCAGCGCTCCGCCAGCCGCAGCCGGCGGCGCG ACTGCTGCAAGTGAAGAGAGAACCTCTGGTCACAATTTCCTTATTGGGCATGTTTACAGGGGTGTGGAGACATTGGGAAAGGaactttttatgtattttgatcAGAAAGCTTTGAG gaTTCACTTTGGTATGAACGGTTCCATGCGCATTAATCCGGAtggaagcaaagacagaaatggaGCGCTACCAGTTTTGGAGATACAGCTTACAGAGgatactgtttgtttttttgaggTGACAGTAGAGTATAG aaatGCAGCTGAGAGTGAGCAGAAAGTGAGAATGATGGAAAGCTTGGATGTCTGTTCTCCAAAGTTTAGCTTCTCAAGAGCAGAAAGTGAGATTAAGCAGCAGAAAACCCGCATGTTGTGTGATGTGTTACTGGATCAAGCAGTATTACCTGGAGTGGGAAATATCATAAAAAATGAAGCACTGTTTGACAGTGGTCTTCATCCAGCTGTTAAG GTTTGCCAACTGACAGATGAGCATATACGTCACTTGGTGAAAATGACACGTGATTTTACCCTGCTTTTTTATAAG TGCCGCAAAACTGGGTCTCCACTCTACAAACACTACAAAGTATACAAGCGCCCAGCCTGTGGTCAGTGCAATGGGAAGATCACTGTGTGTCGTTTAGGAGAGCGTAACAGGATGACTTACTTCTGCCCTCCCTGTCAAAAGGCGGATCCCCAGCTTGTCAATGTTAG CAAACTGCCAACTAGAAACAGCCTAATTGGCTGGGCATATGGCAGGGGGTCATGTTCTAATGAACATGTAGCTCAGAAATCTGAAGAGGAGTGGACATGTATGCGCTGTACCCTAATAAACAAGCCTTCTGCTGAAATTTGTGATGCCTGCTTGACTTCAAGGCCTGAAG ttCCAAAGACAGAGAATGTTGAAGATTCTGCAGCCTTTAACATAAACTTAATGAAGTACCCTTGTAATGATTTCAGAAAAccaagcacagaaataaagatcaATAGGAAAGCTGCATTTGGAACTACAACTCTTGTCTTAACAGATTTTGGTAACAAAGCTGCTTTGAGAAATGATACCCAAATATCCAATGGACACTCTCAGTGTGTTGCTCCAAAAAGCAATTGtaaacaaatccaaaacaatgTCTACCAGTCAGGGGGAAGCACAGACAAGGACTGCTCAACACACGTAACTGCTATGGCTTTGTCCTCCTGTCAGCAACCTCTCTCTTTCAAACACgtacagaagaaacagaaaactgatcATATACCCTCAGTTCACCAATATAATATAGCAATGAG CACACCTCAAGCTAATATGACAGATGATAATCACATGTTAGGCGTGAGCCATCCTCGCTGCAGTAAACACAGCCGTCTCTGCAGCCTCAGAGTTGTGAGAAAGGACGGAGAAAACAAGGGCAGGCAGTTTTATACCTGTCCTCTACCCAGGGAAACTCGGTGTGACTACTTTCAA